A genomic region of Aestuariirhabdus haliotis contains the following coding sequences:
- a CDS encoding MerR family transcriptional regulator — MKIGELARRAEVKPSTIRYYESRGLMPAAERRGNGYRYYSEDALVRLRMIQYAQHLGLPLEGIATLMSEGAVNPERKAAMKERLQHRVAEIDAMQQLLANQRQHLQQLLGTLDHHWAQGRCVPENELARLADCTADLQNGVVDKALQPEDSSAMVRETSLTEPGQPFQQQGRKG; from the coding sequence ATGAAAATCGGTGAGTTAGCTCGGCGGGCGGAAGTGAAGCCTTCCACTATTCGATATTACGAGAGCCGCGGACTGATGCCAGCGGCGGAACGCCGAGGGAATGGCTATCGCTATTACTCTGAAGACGCATTGGTTCGCTTACGCATGATTCAGTACGCCCAGCATCTTGGATTGCCACTGGAAGGTATTGCGACGCTGATGAGTGAAGGAGCGGTCAATCCCGAGCGTAAGGCGGCCATGAAGGAACGTCTGCAACACCGAGTGGCGGAGATCGATGCCATGCAGCAGTTATTGGCGAACCAGCGTCAGCATCTACAGCAGTTACTGGGTACCCTGGATCATCATTGGGCTCAGGGTCGCTGTGTGCCTGAAAATGAATTGGCACGTCTGGCCGATTGCACCGCTGACTTGCAAAACGGAGTGGTGGATAAGGCGTTGCAGCCAGAAGATTCCTCTGCGATGGTTCGCGAAACGTCCTTAACTGAGCCCGGCCAGCCATTCCAGCAGCAGGGGCGCAAAGGGTAG
- a CDS encoding AEC family transporter, which yields MNDFIQIFIVMIAGFAVGQLLFFWRPAESSRWRAAALFLALRISVPLSILLAIWNLKQLYWVLAWLPLIGGAVLLAGFVMGLVLARWQGMTPEDRAVYAPSGGYANLGAMGSLTLFVYLGEPGLAILPLYKLFEEVIYFGLFFPFARRYARLQASTPAAWKDPVLVIALSCWLCGMSLNLIGIERPQWMDSANSVLVPLSTFLLMVSVGLVFRFRALLPELPRALPIALLRPIVLPAFGLLLVWLFGLQQAGDGLLAATVLLLASTPTAVLTIIPPALYGLNQGLANACWLMSGLVFLLWLPFAPLLLEWLAGLS from the coding sequence ATGAACGACTTTATTCAGATATTTATCGTGATGATTGCAGGCTTTGCGGTGGGCCAACTACTGTTCTTTTGGCGCCCGGCAGAAAGCAGTCGCTGGCGAGCGGCAGCCCTGTTTCTGGCGCTACGCATTAGCGTACCGCTTTCGATCCTGTTAGCCATCTGGAACCTTAAACAGCTCTACTGGGTACTCGCCTGGTTACCCCTGATCGGAGGAGCGGTTCTGTTAGCCGGCTTTGTCATGGGTCTGGTACTAGCCCGATGGCAAGGCATGACCCCGGAAGATCGGGCGGTGTATGCCCCTAGCGGTGGTTACGCCAATCTCGGCGCAATGGGTTCATTAACTCTGTTCGTCTACCTCGGAGAGCCGGGACTGGCCATTCTGCCGCTGTATAAACTGTTTGAAGAGGTGATCTATTTTGGCCTCTTTTTCCCCTTTGCCAGACGCTACGCCAGGCTACAGGCGTCAACGCCTGCGGCCTGGAAAGACCCCGTACTGGTCATCGCATTAAGCTGCTGGTTGTGCGGCATGAGCCTCAACCTGATCGGCATAGAGCGCCCCCAGTGGATGGATTCTGCCAATAGCGTGCTGGTTCCCCTCAGCACCTTTTTGTTGATGGTCTCGGTAGGTCTGGTGTTTCGTTTTCGTGCCCTGCTGCCAGAATTACCACGCGCATTACCCATCGCACTGCTGCGCCCGATTGTTTTACCTGCCTTTGGGTTGCTACTCGTCTGGCTGTTCGGTTTGCAGCAGGCAGGGGACGGCCTGCTAGCGGCCACCGTACTGCTACTTGCTAGCACACCCACCGCCGTACTGACCATTATTCCGCCAGCACTCTACGGCCTCAATCAGGGTCTCGCTAATGCTTGCTGGTTAATGAGCGGCTTGGTTTTTCTGCTATGGCTACCCTTTGCGCCCCTGCTGCTGGAATGGCTGGCCGGGCTCAGTTAA